The Juglans regia cultivar Chandler chromosome 10, Walnut 2.0, whole genome shotgun sequence genome includes the window TTTTCCTGCATTGATGTTAATGGGAACTCATATTAAGGAATCAAAATCTTAATTCTAGAGCCGGTATGTTTGGAATAACAAAGACTATCAACACCGAGGACAAACTTttgcaaaacaagaaaaaggagTGCAGGATGTACCTCCCTTGACCTCGCCGACTGCTTTTCTTTGCTCCTGGAGCTGTTGCTGAAGGCTGGCATTTTTTTCCTCCATCCTATTAAGCTCTTCGTTGTTCGGGATGTCAAATTGGTCTTGTCGGGTGATGTAAATCTTCTGCTTACCGTACTCCTTGAGAACGAGATCTCTCCAGTATCAGCCAGAGTATCCAATGCCTTTTGAACTACCACCTTCTTGAGGTTAAACTTTTGCAAATAATCGGCCAcattttgtgaatttaatggCATGTGTTGctgtacaagaaaaaaaaaaaaagggcccaAAATTTAAGATACAAAAGAAAGTGTGAATATCGATTCAATGCACCTCCATCAAAAAAGAAGCAATCTATTTTTTGAGGAGAAAATTTGGTAAATGATTAAGAGTGAGTATGATAAATGTGATTATAGATTCAACTTTTCTCGACGGCAAAAGAATGGAAAACATCCCACTTGATCAAAACAAAGACAACCAGATGAATGATTGAAAAGAAATCACCACCTCATGCgacagaaaagaagaaaacaaaaatgtcaaaataatcaACGATTTATAGTCATTGAATGGTTGCTGAAGACTACAATGCAAAACACAACACATAAGGGTAAAATTTttctacaagaaaaaaagaaaaaacccgtCTTCATGCAGGGCACCACAGTAGCTGCCCACTCAAATGTGGAAGACGAAGATGGCATAGGAAACTTGGGGAGTTTTGTGAGTTCCGTCCGTCGCAGATCTTGGGGTCAAGCTCCGTCGCGGCTCGGCAGGGTGGAGTTCTGGGTTTCGTGAGGGTGTGAAGAAGATTTGGGGGGCAGAGCGTGGGTGTTCGAGGGGGTACGAAGGGGTTGACAAATAATCTGATGTAGTGCATATACAAGATAACAATGGTGGAAAGCCTAGGtgtcatttaattatttgcGGGTTGTTAATCGAACAACCTTGGACAGACCGGTGTTAAAGAGCTTTGTTACACAACCTCCATCACACTTCAGCTGATTGGTGATCATGACGATTGGCTGTGGATTAATCCGACTTATTgcgacaattaattaataaaggaaagaaaataattaatccaCTTAAATATACTAAGGACGAGGATCTCATTAATTGGAAACCACCGTGGccacctttttgttttttaatggaCTTGTTATCACTTGGCATTTGTGATCTCGGCCTCTTTTATCTAGAGTTATAAGAGATATTAATGTTGGGAGATCACCAGGTGGTCTCCATACCACAAATTctctttgtttaaaaattttatataaattgggTCAAACATGATAATCTCAAATTATTATAAGTAAGCTGTATGCATGATAAAAGTAGTACGTACTACAAGAAATTAAGCTATTTCCGGCAATGTATATTGCCGCAAATACTCAATATTATAGCCGCAAATACCTTATTCCGGCTAAAAACACTTGCCCAAATGTCGCCGCTTGAGAAAAGCCAAGTAAACCATTTTGTGCCGATTTTCAAAAATGGACAGAAATGCTGCTCATTAATTTCATAACATTAATGATCTATTAGATGGAACTAAGTTTTGTTATGATTGTAAGGAAAGCTAATTAACTATATCTTAACtagttgttttggaatttaaattcaaatataattaataaccaTGTTTGGATACTAagttgtttacaaaatttattaacatttctcaaattttctcatAACGTctttataattcttaaatattattcaaatattaaaaaacttttatttcaaattttcatttaggTCGCCTCGTTTAGATCTTAATcttatcacatctcatctcatctcatctcattctccaacattactcaaatataaatactttttaatttcaaatttttaacttttttatgtaattattccctaataattacaactttcccaaatttcaaacaaaacaaaaaaataataattcaacttttttaaatttcaaaataaaaataatgttaaaaaattttattacaaaaatattataactttatagtaattttctcttctttatcaaaacctaataaaacatcttaactcaaacatttcacaactattcacaaatttttcatctcatctcattatccaagcGAGACCTTAATCATTACCTAgtactcattattcaaacataaaaataatataggttttacaaatttcaaaacaaaaaataatcttaaaaaaactaaattaaaacaaattttcgattttatcttatattctcACTTTCACAAATTCaaatacaatacttattttaaaaaagactttgattcatattttttttctctcatttttcaaagccTAATCTcatacaaattctcaaaatactttcaaatatttttagaatcCAAACCTCAAACTTTCCTCGAAACGATCTTTAGTTAAGAGCCGACCTAGCCACTAACATATGAAAGGTCATGGTTAGTTCAACGCAACTTGAGTCACGACAAGTAGTAGTACTGCATTAGATCGATAATTTatgagaggagaggagaggagaggagagggaaAGGAGAGCTACATGTGGCATTGGGATACTCAATTCAATGTAGACCAGACTTTGAGTGAACATTAGAGATTTGAGAggtagaaattataattatgtccGACAAGTACTCAAATGAATCCTTGATCAATTTGtcaaattccatttttttataaggaacgGACCGACTGATATTAAGTTTAATTagcattaattattttggaactatttttttcttttcttttctctgacCACTAAGTACCTTTGAAACGACCGACTCTTCCTACAGCATATGTAGCCAACTTTCATACAAATTCTATATAAGGATAACCATTGGCAACTTCCAGCTTTGAAATATCTGACTGAAGATcaaagtacaatatatataaaccgatGATCTGAGGCTTTGGCCTTAGTAATTGACCATAATCATCATAGAAAGAGATCTATATGGCATTGCAAATGTTACTGTTTCGGATGCTGGTGTTAGTCATGTGTTCAGTCAATGCCTTCGCGCGAGAATCGAACGTAATAAACAGTTCATGTCGAGAACATTGTGAGAATAACGTCGTTAGCATTCCATACCCTTTTGGAATCGTAAATGGTTGCTACGTCGGAGATTGGTTTGAAATAGTCTGCAAAACGAGATTTTCAAAACCCTTTTTGAAGAGGTTCAACCTGGAGGTGCTGGAGATTGACATAGCTGTACCAGGCACAGTTCGCGTCAGCTATCCCATATTTTCGAGCTGTACCGGTGGCATGGACAGGAAAAAGAATCTGGAGTTAGAGAAAAGTCCTTTCATCTTCTCCTCCTACAACAACAGCTTCGTTGCCATGGGTTGCAACAACTCTGCCTTCATGTGGTCCTTGCCCGAGGTATCGATTTCATATGGTGGGTGCAAATCCCCTTGTGACAGAGGTCCATTCAAAAATGGAAGTCGTTGCAACGCGACAAACTGTTGCCAAACAACAATCCCTTCTAATCTCCATGCATTCACTACAACTATAGAGCCGAAAAGTACTAAGTACTGCAACTATGCATTTTTGGTTGACCAGGATTGGTTTGAGAACAATTTCACAGAGCTTAATCCCAATATGTCCGTTCCAGTGGTATTGGAATGGGGGCTTGACATTACTTCTTACTATCTCTTCCCACAATGAAAAACTCGACGACAAGGGATTACAAGGACTCGACCTATTATTGTTCTCGGGATTATCCTCCGATTGGGAATAGAAGAAATCCGTATCTTCAGAGgaaatttcacttttttgtgCAGGTGCCGTTATGGCTACAGAGGAAATCCGTATCTTCTTGGAGGATGTGAAGGTAAATTTGCCAATTTTATAAGCATTGTTATTTTTTGATTGATACTTTACACCATTAGCgtcatatatatgatttgtgaacgaaattaaaaaaaaaaaaaaaagagttctatTGCAAATTAAATCATATTCTGTAACTGTGTAGCTAGAAAGCGGGTCTTTTTATATACAAACACAACTTGATCTTTTTACAaacctttttataattatgttaatttagaTATAAGATATcagttatgaaaaaatttaaattcagaTTAAATGGaaaactcataattaaaaaaagatatgtcttttttatgaaatgatattATCACATCAGGAAAAATCATTTGCACTGGTGTGCATATTTTAtgctcttaaaatttttttaaaaacaagtcacaatattattaaaaaaatacttatttaatcattaagtaaaaaaaaaaaaaattgtcgagATCCAATCAGAACCCAACTGTCGGtgaaagtagcatttttctttagagTGGTGCTACTTTACCACCTGCAAGTGCCCGCTCATTGTGCCATCTAATGCAAATTgtacttttctcttttttttccttttatttcaaaattttaaatatttttataaaataaaaaatacaaatatactaataattacttccttaaccattaaaaaaaaattaaatacataaacaattaaaatgatagaataaattgaacaaacaaagtaggattattttttttttaacaaattccATTACAGTATTGACAGATATTGACGAATGTGCAGACCCTCGCCTCAACCATTGTACATATCATACACGCTGTGAAAACACAGAAGGTAGTTACCGTTGTGTCGCTGCTAAGAATGTCAGGCCCTTTATAATCATAGGTATGTCTTCCTTCTTTTGTATCGACGAGTTGAAgccatattttcataaaaagttaaaataacattaattatgCTAATTAGggctcgtttagatagtgaatgagataagataagatagttttaaataaattaaataaaatattattataaaattattttttaatattattattttgagatttgaaaaagttgaattatttattatattttacgtaaaaattaagaaaaattataataatgtgatgagatgagatgatttatgtatccaaacgcagcctagaGAACTAGACCCTACCTCTTTTAGTGAATATTATTTATCCATTACCTCATccatattaaatatttcaacAACTTTCTTCtgatcaataatatatttatatatttatatatataattactatataaaataatatatttatatatataatattttaaatatatatatagttcggtCGATttcagttcggtccggtccaaaaatcaCCCACCCTAGGACCGGACCAAGAACCGAATTCATCACAAATAGTGGACCAAAAccaatcaaataaatttttggtcCGGTCCGAACCGAAAAGTTTACAGCCCTACCCACCATTTGGGGGACAATTAAAGAAATTGTATGACAAGATAAAACTCCATCAGGTCCTATTCAGTCATCTTTGAGGGTCTTCCAATGCAATATACGTAAACTGAACTATGAAGTAAAACTTTGAACAGGTAAAATtggatgagaagaaaagaacacACTTGTAGATTTTAAGTGCTTCAATTGCAACGACACAGGATACTAGGTGTCCAAAATAAGTAAATCCATGAGAAAAAGTACCTGAAAGAAAAGGTAAATACGGTCATATACTAAATAATCATCAATTTGAGAGACTTGCTCAGGAGTGCTCAATATACCGAGTTTGTTGCTTTGAGAATGTATGACTTCTGATACTTCGGGGTTCACAAGTACAGTGCCAATAGGCATATATGCAGAAGAAAGGGCCTGGAAAATTCAATACATAATATTGAAAACTGTGCTTTGTGCCAGGCTTTGAGGATCTGTCTCTGAGTTTAATTATATCCCAACTTTACCTTTGCAAGGGACACAAGGTCTGGTTTTATGTTGTACTTGTCGCACCCAAACATTGTGCCCAGCCTTCCAAATCCACAAATCACCTAGGATAAACATAAATGAACAAATCAGGCCTTAGAATACCATGAAACAAATTAGGATTTGCACACGTATATGGTAATATTAGAAACAGAGAGTAGTACCTCATCAGCAATAAAAAGAATGTCATATTTCTTTACAACAGCTTGAATCTGCATCAAATATGAAGCATTTTATTGTCTAATGTGTCTTCTCCAACAATTTCATGAGGGGAAAGAGAGGTCTTTTTGGTATTCAAAGCATAATAACACATAATCAAAACTGAGAGGTGGCAGGTACCATCAccaaggaaaaataatttaagaaaaatgataacagAATAAATGTCTGAACTTAATTAGTCATTTTAAGTATTGAAAGTAGAAATGAAGTGGGTGTTCTTCTGTGTGTATAATGTACTTCTAGAAATCAAGGACTACTTTCATGACAAAAGTAATAACTAGGTATAGGTCGGCCAATACGAGATTTTGACGAAACCAGTTTTCTTTGCCGACAATAACTGGCACCACATGACAATAATCCCATCAATTCTCGTCCTCatcgttctcttcctcttcttcattttcctcttcatcattcatctcttcttcatctttctcttcctctttattCTCTATTTCATTTTGTCCTAAAGcctaaatataaatttaaatgatggtccaaaaatttcaaaataaggTTGATTGATATCAACTAAACATATGTGGGGTGCTCACCTGTGCATGCACAAATGTGTTTACTAAGTTTTGcaattcaattaatttgttCCGCATTTTATCAAACCCTTCCTTAGATATACCATTTTCTTGCTTAGATGTTGGTAGTGAATATTGACAAGTTTGCGTTGTAGGGGTTGGCCCAAACCCCAAACCGCAAACAAGTCCAGGTCGTTCTGGGTccataactttataataaacatcatctaatattcaaacaatgaTTCCTCCACATACCCCATTTCTATGGGACTTGTGTCCTGTGTTAAAAGTTCTTCCATCTCAGCTTGTAATAggtaataaaaaatacacattcttcatcttataaatccattaaaattaaaaaataataaatttgaaaataaacataccACTTTCTTCCTCATCTCATTATTGTAGTGGGTGCCATCCTTTTTCTTATGGATCGTGACAAACAACTGGGCTCGACTTGGCAATGTCTCAGTTGATTTTTGTTGTGTCCAATATTCTAAATTAAACACATATATCGAAAACAAAGAACTAACAGATattcaatagtaaataaatactaattaaataaatattgcatCGTGGCCATATCTTGCATAACTTTTTTATCTTCCGCTGTGAACAACCACTTGCTTCTTACAACActacttatttttattacattttgactACAACATCACAAAGATTATAagaattatgattaaaataactaGTTAGCTAATTTTCTAAATCTATAAGAGAAATGCGCGTATTGTTACCATATATTCTAGATCGAACCAAAGATTGGCCAACTCCGCTAGTTGCGATAAGTCCACCACATCGGGATATGCCCTTGCCACAACTTGTGCTACAGAGGTCTTTTTCAcgaaataacttttttttcaagGTCCTTTAGTATCCATTTGTTTAATGTATCCAATTTGTCACCAGAAACTTTAAACTTGCCCTACAGtcaaaaaaaatctacacaagtATATGTATTGTTTTCTaacaaaagtttcaaaatatacctatttaattaataataatggtttAATACAAGTTATATTCTTATATTATACCATTATAAGACCTCACGCTTCCTCCTTTATGGTTTTAGGCATCACCTCATATCCTTGTAAATTATTAGAACCAACTTATTAGTTCTCACTATCAGACCACCAAACCTTACCACCTTTGAGTCTTACTTTTTGATGGGTTGATCAAGATTATTGAGCTTCATATCAATTCGCTACCCTTCTGAAAGATGTCAAATGTCATGAATTGAGTGCAATGGTCACTTTACTCTACCTCCATTACTATCTGTAAAAATGGATTTAGTGACATTGTTACTATTATGTAAATGTGTAttcataatgaaataaataagaagtaagaaaaacaaaaacgtaAGGCCAACAATGACAACAAAACGATCTCCAATGTCGGAACACAAGTCGACATTTTCTGCTTCCAAATGTGGTTCTATTGGTACAGACGTGCATGGTTGGGTCTCTCTGCTGATCTTTATATATGTGGATAGTTGGCCTCCCATTTGTATCGATATAGAAGGTTGGGTCACTTTCTGTGAAGATAATGATGGCTATGAAGGACAATCTACAGAAGGTGATGACTCAACCATCCTATCAATGGAAGGGGGCGGCCCATCGACAAAGGGTAATGAATGGGCCGCCCTATCAAGGGATGGGTGTGATTGCGTCTCACTGTGGACAGTTGGTATTGAAGTAGATTGTCTTTGCAAGTGTGGTCTGATAGTCTTCGCCTTCTTTTCTGGACCCATTGTACCTATACAAACATAAGTTTACATATATgcaaatcaatagaaataataatatttggaaCATGATATGAGATAGAAGTAAAGTTATCAGAGATATCATGTTAAAaagtctaaatatatatttcttactcAACACTATTGAGGAGTTTCGATCGTCGTTCCATCTATGTCATTTTGCATCCACACAACATCGTCAATAGCAGGTTCAATAGCTTCAACGTTGGAAGTGTTACAATATTCGTTGACTAAATATTCATCCTCATCGTCGTTTGTCCCTTCCTCTTCACCAGTGTCATACACGTCTCTTGGTTTTGTCTTAAGGATGACAATCCAATTTGGGCATCTTTCATCTGCCACATAATATACTTAAGATACTTGGGAAGATAAAACAAACAGATCATCAGTTATCCGATTACCAGTGTCTACTAGATGAGAAAAATTAACAAGACTAAACCCAAACTTGTCCTCCTTGAAACTTTTACCCCTAGTAACGTCTGTCCAATCACATTTGAACAACACATATCGAGATCCATCATAATACATAATCTCAATTATGCGTGCCAATTGGTCATACCAAGCAGGGCCATCTTCAGTACACACACTAACACCACAATTCTGAGTTTTCTTCCCATTTTCGTAATTCCTAGTGTGATATTTTGTGCCACTGATGACAATTCGCTTAAATTCTTTGGCAACTTGCAAGAGACCTTTAGAATGTATTACGACTTTATGGCCTAAAACACTTCTTCCATTGTCATCCATTTTCATTACCTGAAAGGTTGGGTTAATAGAATTGACTAAATGATGAAAACTAGAGAGACATAACAAATTATGTGATATAATATTGAATGGGGTATAAATAGTACATAGTCTTGAAACCAATTACAAAATCGGTCTTAGTGCCTTTTCTGTAGTTCGTCATTTGATAAATGCCTCTCATCAATTGTATTCCTCAATAGAAGGATAATTCGTCTGAAAATTTTGAATGGGAAGGGACGTTCTAGATTTGTAATGGAAGAGTTCTATCGAATGAGTTTTAGATGTAGTTTTAAGACATCCATGGTTAGAGTTTTCTTTGAATTCTCTTTAGATTTTTGCATCTTCCAacgtctttttatttttatttttttaattttaaatatttttttaatttcaacgtcattccattttcttctttttttcgttcaacgtctttttttattttcttctaaatcttCACAATATGGCATTTTTTCATATTACCTAAAATTGTACTCCTATATTATATCTTTAGCATCTTAAAAAATTGAACTTAACATTTATATCCAAAACAACACTGATGAGAGTTGCTAGACAACAGGCCGCTAAAAATttagtctttttttctttacagttgaaaaacaaaaatgatcatAGCTATATTGAAGCCTAACACTGataaagatatattatttaataattactgcTATTAATGCAacagggaaaaaagaaaaaaaaaagtgaaacatAAGTGCCGCTGAAGAGGAAGGctacacgaaaaaaaaaaaaaaaaagagtttggtagaagccaaagaagaaaatagaagtaaTACTTGGCAACCTCACGCCAACCTACAATGACACTTTGCCAAGCCTAGAGACTTCAAATTCAAAAGTTAATGGCGGCTTTTAGATAAATGCCgttaatatattcaatatgtTGCCAATGTATTATTGGTGGCATTAAAATAAATgctgccaatatatatatatatatatatatatatatatatatattatgcgcCAGCAACGTACTAGTAGCGGCGTTTATGGTAACGCTGCTATTTTAATTAATGGCAGCGTTTAGCTAAATGTCgttaatttattcaatgtgtCGCCAACGTATTAATAGTGTCGTTTAAATAAATGCCGTTAATTTATATGATGCACCAGCAATGTACTAGCAGCGGCGTTTATTGTAACACCACTATTTGTATTAGTAGCAGcgtttagataaaaattattaattttttcaatgtgTTGCTATCATACTATTGGTGGCATTTAAATAAATGCCGCCAATTTATATGATGCACCGATAACGTACTAAAAGCGGCGTTTATTGTAGCGCTGCTATTTTATATTATGGAATGGCAACGAATTAATGGCAGTGCTTTGATAAACATCGTTACTTTATGAAAGCTAGCGATGTTTCAGGCAATGCCTCTAAATTGTATACAAATGCCGCTAATGAGATTTTCAAGTATCAGCGCTTTTGC containing:
- the LOC108996782 gene encoding gamma aminobutyrate transaminase 3, chloroplastic-like; amino-acid sequence: MQIQAVVKKYDILFIADEVICGFGRLGTMFGCDKYNIKPDLVSLAKALSSAYMPIGTVLVNPEVSEVIHSQSNKLGTFSHGFTYFGHLVSCVVAIEALKIYKCVLFFSSNFTCSKFYFIVQFTYIALEDPQR